In the Oncorhynchus keta strain PuntledgeMale-10-30-2019 unplaced genomic scaffold, Oket_V2 Un_contig_15132_pilon_pilon, whole genome shotgun sequence genome, aggaggactgtagcacctaatgatgaaacattatggagtcttaaaggagccttgtagcatctaatgatgaaacattatggagtcttaagcTTTAATTTGTggtattgcacttgtgaatgcATGAAAGTTACATTTttctaataaaaaaaaaatatatattttgcactctgcaatttcaccggatgttgtcgaaatGTTCCGCTAGCGGAATCCCTAGCCATAACAGGTGTTAAtgtgtttgaaccaatcagttgtgttgtgacaaggtaggggtggtatacagatgaTAGCCCTATTGGGTAAAAGacgaagtccatattatgtcaagaacagctcaaataagcaaagagaaacaacagtccattattactttaaggaCCACCACAATAATGGAAGATCCAGAGTTTCTTCTGATGcaaaagttcattagagttaccagacttagaaattgcagcccaaataaatgcttcacaaagttcaagtaacagacacatctcaacatcatcggttcagaggagactgcgtgaatcaggccttcatggtccaattgctgcaaggaaaccactactaaaggacaccaataagaagaagagacttgcttgggccaagaaacacgagcaatggacattagaccggtggatatctgtccttgggtctgatgagtccaaatttgagatttttggaccCGAGcgtcatgtctttgtgagacgaggAGTAGATGAACagattatctccgcatgtgtggttcccaccgtgaagcatggaggaggagatgtgatggtgtgcgggtgctttgctgttgacaatgtcattgatttatttattcaagtcacacttaaccagcatgactaccacagcattctgcagcgatatgccatcccatctggtttgggcttagtcccACTGtcatttgattttcaacaggacaatgacccaacacacctccaggctgtgtaagagctatttgaccaagatggagtgctgcatcagatgacctggcctcgaCCTCACCCAAATCGAGGtggtttgggattagttggatcgcagagtgaaggaaaagcagcctacaagttctcagcatatgtgggaactcctacaagactgttggaaaaggattccaggtgaagctggttgagagaaagcaaGGGTGgcaacttaaccagcatgactaccacagcattctacagctatatgccatcccatctggtttgggcttagtcccactgtcatttgtttttcaacaggacaatgacccaacacacacctcctggctgtgtaagagctatttgatcaagtaggagagtgatggagtgctgcatcagatgacctggcctacacaatcCCCAGACACAATCCCCCacgtttttttatttaacttttatttatttttttggtcCACATTTCCAGAGATGGAAGTAATTTTTACTGTACTTTTTGGTACCTTTGAATCTAATGTATTGTATCAAgagggtttgggatgagttggatcgcagagGTGAAGGGAAAGCGGCctacaagttctcagcatatgtgggaactcctacaagactgttggaaaaggattccaggtgaagctgtttgagtGAAAGCAAGGGTGGCAACTTTTGaagaataaaatatatattttgatttaacacttgtggttactacatgattccatgtgttttttaatcattttgatgtctttattattctacaatgtagaaaatagtaaaaataaagaaaaacccttgaatgagtaggtgagtccaaacttttgactggtactgtacattaaacTCCGTAACAGCTccagtggacattcctgcagtcagcatgccaattgcccgCTCCCTCAGAGATCTGTGGCATTGTTGTGTGAacaaactgcacattttcgagtagccttttattatccccagcacaaggtgcacctgtgtaataaccaagctgttcaatcagcttcttgatatgccacacctgtcaggtggatggattattttggcaaagaaTTCATgtttactaacagggatgtaaaaaggatatggttgatatccctttcaatggtcaatagggatgcataggaacgcagaggcttcaaaataagagtcacttcctgattggatttttctcaggctttcgcctgcaatatcagttctgttctattcacagttttggaaacttttgtgttttctatcctaaccTAAGAATAAATGttgactaacagggatgtaaaacatTCTGCAATcttttcagctcataaaacatccaacactttacatgttgcgtttatattttagttttttGTTGTTACTATCAGTTTTAGGAACATTTACCCAAAATATGACATAAGCGAtaatcaaaatgttgaaaatctgtGAATGTCTAAATAAGAAATTGGTCCATTTAAACAGCAATGTGCCGAACCCTTTCAACAACGGGGAGATGTTACTGATGTGCTTTGTATCTGTGACGTAAAAACAAGTTTTGGACTTCCACACAAAATTACTTCTTTAGTTATTTTATGTTTAAGGAAGTGTAGGTCACATTCTGTATCATACAGCTATGAAAGTTATATATTTAGAACCACCTGTTCAATTGGAATCCAGCGACGTCTGTGTCTTCTGTGTCCTAGAACTGTCTAGTTTTTGTGTTCTGACTTGTAAAACAGGATGAATAAGTAATGTAAACATATCAGTAATTACCAGGAAGCTCTACATTTGTTTTAAAATCACACTAAGATTGTTAAAACTGGCCTCAGGTTATTGAGAGATCGGATTTAGGATTTACCCTCGTAGCAAGGTTGTTTTATCATGTGGTTTCATTTGGGTCTCTATTTAAAAATAACACTGTCTTTGGCAGGAGAAAGACCAGACTCGGAGGAACCAGAGCCAGGGACGTCCAAACTAACAAGACGACACCAGTGCTTCCACTGTAGAAAGGGTTGTAACCGGTTATGGGACTTGAAACAACATGAGAAAatgcacacaggggagaagccttaccactgttcccagtgtggaaagagttttcaCCAGAAAGGACACCTAAAAGCTCacaagagaatacacacaggagagaagccttaccactgctcccaatgtggaaagtgTTTCAACCAGTCGGGGGAGCTGAAAGctcatgagagaatacacacaggagagaagccttaccactgcgcTCAATGTGGAAAGTGTTTCAACCAGAGAGCAAACCTGAaacaacatgagagaatacacacaggagagaagccttaccactgctcccagtgtggaaagagtttcaaCCAGAGAGCAAACCTGAAAGTTCATGAGAGAATACACAGCGGGGAGAAGCAataccactgctcccaatgtggaaagtgTTTCAGCCAGAAAGCATACCTGAACAAacacgagagaatacacacaggagagaagccttaccactgctcccagtgtggaaagagttacAAACGGAAAACATGCCTGAACCAACacaagagaatacacacaggagagaagccttaccactgctcccaatgtgCAAAGTGTTTCAGCCAGAAAGCATACCTGGAaaaacatgagagaatacacacaggagatagGCCTTACCActgttcccagtgtggaaagtgttTCAGCCAGAAAGCACACCTGAAAGctcatgagagaatacacacaggagagaagccttaccactgctcccaatgtggaaagtgTTTCAGCCAGAAAGCATACCTGGAaaaacatgagagaatacacacaggagatagGCCTTACCActgttcccagtgtggaaagtgttTCAGCCAGAAAGCACACCTGAAAGctcatgagagaatacacacaggagagaagccttaccactgctcccaatgtggaaagtgTTTCAGCCAGAAAGCATACCTGAAAGctcatgagagaat is a window encoding:
- the LOC127918869 gene encoding zinc finger protein OZF-like, giving the protein MWFHLGLYLKITLSLAGERPDSEEPEPGTSKLTRRHQCFHCRKGCNRLWDLKQHEKMHTGEKPYHCSQCGKSFHQKGHLKAHKRIHTGEKPYHCSQCGKCFNQSGELKAHERIHTGEKPYHCAQCGKCFNQRANLKQHERIHTGEKPYHCSQCGKSFNQRANLKVHERIHSGEKQYHCSQCGKCFSQKAYLNKHERIHTGEKPYHCSQCGKSYKRKTCLNQHKRIHTGEKPYHCSQCAKCFSQKAYLEKHERIHTGDRPYHCSQCGKCFSQKAHLKAHERIHTGEKPYHCSQCGKCFSQKAYLEKHERIHTGDRPYHCSQCGKCFSQKAHLKAHERIHTGEKPYHCSQCGKCFSQKAYLKAHERIHTGERPFHCSQCGKCFVHSEVLKRHERIHT